A single genomic interval of Pyrus communis chromosome 5, drPyrComm1.1, whole genome shotgun sequence harbors:
- the LOC137734274 gene encoding uncharacterized protein, producing MKLIWSPETASKAYIDTVKSCEKLRESGVPELLSAMAAGWDAKLIVESWSQGDPIATSLGLAMAARHTRGRHVCIVPDEISRSEYVNATRNAGVMPEVVVGEAEAATGAGVDFLVVDCKGRDFARVLRRAKVSPKGAVFACKNACQRNVSGFKWHGAVEKGTRVVRTVFLPVGKGLDIAHIGYGTGGGNVVESNKKGPSRWIKHIDHRSGEEHLFRE from the exons atgaAGCTCATTTGGTCTCCAGAAACTGCTTCAAAGGCTTACATAGACACTGTGAAATCA TGTGAGAAGTTGAGAGAATCTGGGGTTCCGGAGCTTCTGTCTGCCATGGCAGCCGGCTGGGATGCGAAGCTAATCGTGGAGTCGTGGTCCCAGGGTGATCCAATAGCCACGAGTCTCGGCCTCGCCATGGCAGCCCGCCACACGCGCGGACGACATGTGTGCATAGTCCCAGACGAAATTTCAAGATCGGAGTACGTAAATGCCACAAGAAACGCGGGGGTTATGCCAGAGGTGGTGGTCGGGGAGGCTGAGGCGGCAACAGGGGCGGGTGTGGATTTTCTGGTGGTGGATTGCAAAGGGAGGGACTTTGCTAGGGTTTTGAGGAGGGCTAAGGTGAGCCCTAAAGGGGCAGTGTTTGCATGCAAAAATGCGTGTCAAAGAAACGTTTCTGGGTTCAAATGGCATGGTGCGGTTGAGAAGGGGACACGAGTTGTGAGGACAGTGTTTTTGCCTGTTGGGAAGGGGTTGGATATTGCTCATATAGGCTATGGAACTGGAGGTGGAAATGTTGTGGAGTCAAATAAGAAGGGTCCTAGCCGTTGGATCAAGCATATTGATCATCGATCAGGGGAGGAGCACTTGTTTCGGGAGTGA